In Gemmatimonadota bacterium, a single genomic region encodes these proteins:
- a CDS encoding MBL fold metallo-hydrolase, whose protein sequence is MTAPAVRVIPILNGQFAENCYLLAEAGSTEGVIVDPGEEPALFLETAARHRITIREIWLTHGHIDHVSGVGAVKEATGAPVFLHPLDRPLYEGLPEQARWFGMTVGPPPPPDRDLAHGGTVTLGRTRFAVRHTPGHSPGSVCFVADGLVIGGDVLFQGSIGRTDLPGGSFERLIQSIRDEVLVLPDDTVVYSGHGPATTVGAERRGNPFLAGV, encoded by the coding sequence ATGACCGCGCCAGCCGTCCGGGTCATTCCGATCCTCAACGGCCAGTTTGCGGAGAATTGCTACCTCCTCGCGGAGGCCGGATCGACCGAGGGTGTCATCGTGGATCCGGGCGAGGAGCCCGCGCTCTTTCTGGAAACTGCCGCCCGCCACCGGATCACCATTCGGGAAATCTGGCTGACCCACGGCCACATCGATCACGTGTCCGGCGTCGGTGCCGTCAAAGAGGCTACTGGTGCTCCGGTGTTTCTCCATCCCCTTGACCGGCCGCTCTACGAGGGGCTGCCCGAACAGGCTCGTTGGTTCGGCATGACGGTCGGGCCGCCGCCGCCGCCCGATCGGGATCTCGCCCATGGCGGCACGGTCACCCTCGGTCGAACCCGGTTCGCGGTCCGCCACACGCCGGGACACTCTCCCGGCAGTGTTTGCTTTGTGGCGGACGGGTTGGTCATCGGGGGCGATGTCCTGTTTCAGGGGTCGATCGGGCGGACGGATTTGCCGGGCGGGAGCTTCGAGCGCCTGATCCAGAGCATCCGGGACGAGGTGCTGGTGCTGCCGGACGACACGGTCGTCTATTCCGGCCATGGCCCGGCGACGACCGTTGGGGCCGAGCGGCGAGGTAATCCGTTCTTGGCGGGCGTGTGA